The Cryptomeria japonica unplaced genomic scaffold, Sugi_1.0 HiC_scaffold_123, whole genome shotgun sequence genome contains a region encoding:
- the LOC131865852 gene encoding germin-like protein 8-2 yields MANRMIYFTLGLFLLICCYSDRVMAGDSDPLQDFCVADEESKVLVNGFVCKDPMQVSADDFFFRGLGQAGNTDNDVGSNVTMANVKQIPGLNTLGISLVRIDYAQNVGHENAVAISALSSQLPGVQTIANSLFAADPPLPDSVLAKAFRITQEVVDYIQKKFA; encoded by the exons ATGGCTAACCGAATGATTTACTTCACACTGGGACTTTTTCTGTTGATATGTTGTTACAGCGACAGGGTCATGGCAGGGGATTCCGATCCCTTGCAAGATTTCTGCGTTGCAGATGAGGAAAGCAAAG TTTTGGTGAACGGGTTCGTTTGCAAAGACCCAATGCAAGTTTCAGCAGACGACTTCTTCTTCCGGGGACTTGGGCAGGCAGGGAACACCGACAATGATGTGGGCTCCAACGTAACGATGGCGAACGTTAAACAGATACCAGGCCTCAATACGTTGGGAATATCGTTGGTCCGCATCGACTACGCA cagaatgtggggCATGAAAATGCGGTGGCCATATCTGCATTGAGCAGCCAGCTTCCGGGAGTTCAGACAATCGCCAACTCTCTGTTTGCAGCGGATCCTCCTCTCCCAGATTCCGTATTGGCCAAGGCCTTCCGCATCACACAGGAAGTTGTGGATTACATTCAGAAGAAATTCGCATAA